From Flavobacterium sp. 102, a single genomic window includes:
- a CDS encoding peptidase M61 has product MKKLILSAIVTLSVFNFNAVAQKKSTTVQEIKVAIDLNQVKEDKVMVTITPPSFTSAEVVFHIPKTVPGTYFSDNYGKLLVDLKALDKSGNELTVTKTDDNSWKISNAKALAKVTYWVNDTYDTETGRGFGKDEIFSPAGTNIDEGKNFMLNNHGFIGYFDDKLEIPYNVTITHPATLFGSTSLVDLNKSDTVDNFVTKRYFELVDNPIMYSKPDYITFKVDGMEILFSVYSPNGSHTAKSLLADLEKTMRAQKAFLGPINNNKKYTVLLYLSDMQKADAKGFGALEHHTSTTVVFPEMMPAAALGEQIKDVVSHEFFHIVTPLSIHSKEIQYFDYNNPKMSKHLWMYEGVTEYFANLFQINQGLIDSDEFYQRMVGKINNASSLNDTMPFTEMSANVLVPPYKDQYLNVYEKGALIGMCIDIIIREKSNGQRGILDLMQKLSKKYGAEKPFNDEDLFAEITSLTYPEVGEFLNTYVAGPTPIPYDVYFAKVGVGKAKMSVPMNPFLKDQSTPYITVDGKTKEIMVLPSTELNEFMKGLGMQGGDIIVAVNDKAYNLDNIYDMIMESQSWKVDDDITVKIKRDGKEQTIKGKVKLSMEEVEGYGLIDTSKEPLNKAWLKG; this is encoded by the coding sequence ATGAAAAAACTAATTCTAAGTGCTATTGTAACCTTGTCGGTTTTCAATTTTAATGCCGTTGCACAAAAGAAATCCACTACTGTTCAAGAGATAAAAGTTGCTATCGATTTAAATCAAGTTAAAGAGGATAAAGTGATGGTAACCATTACGCCACCAAGTTTTACATCTGCTGAGGTTGTTTTCCATATTCCAAAAACAGTTCCGGGAACGTATTTTTCGGACAATTATGGGAAATTACTAGTTGATTTAAAAGCTTTGGACAAAAGCGGGAATGAGTTAACGGTAACTAAAACCGATGACAATTCTTGGAAAATCAGTAATGCTAAGGCTTTGGCAAAAGTTACTTATTGGGTAAATGATACATATGATACGGAAACCGGAAGAGGTTTTGGGAAAGATGAAATTTTTTCACCTGCCGGAACCAATATCGATGAAGGCAAGAATTTCATGTTGAACAATCATGGATTTATTGGCTATTTTGATGATAAATTAGAAATCCCTTATAATGTAACGATAACACATCCGGCAACACTTTTTGGCTCCACTTCTTTGGTAGATCTTAACAAAAGTGATACCGTTGATAATTTTGTAACCAAAAGATATTTTGAATTGGTAGACAATCCAATTATGTATTCAAAACCCGACTACATTACTTTTAAGGTAGACGGAATGGAGATTTTATTCAGTGTATATTCTCCCAATGGATCACACACAGCCAAATCACTTTTGGCCGATTTAGAAAAAACCATGCGTGCTCAGAAGGCTTTTTTGGGACCCATCAATAACAACAAAAAATACACCGTTCTTTTGTACTTATCGGATATGCAAAAAGCCGATGCGAAAGGTTTTGGCGCTTTAGAACACCATACATCAACTACCGTAGTTTTTCCTGAAATGATGCCGGCTGCAGCATTGGGAGAGCAAATTAAGGATGTAGTTTCTCATGAGTTTTTCCATATCGTAACCCCATTGAGTATTCATTCTAAAGAGATTCAGTATTTTGATTACAATAACCCAAAAATGTCAAAACATTTGTGGATGTATGAAGGCGTAACCGAATATTTTGCGAATTTGTTCCAAATCAATCAAGGGTTAATTGATTCGGATGAATTTTATCAAAGAATGGTTGGGAAAATCAACAACGCTTCGAGTTTAAATGATACTATGCCATTTACTGAAATGAGTGCTAATGTATTGGTTCCGCCATACAAAGACCAATATTTGAATGTATATGAAAAAGGAGCTTTAATCGGAATGTGTATTGATATTATCATTCGTGAAAAGAGTAATGGACAAAGAGGCATTTTAGATTTGATGCAAAAATTGTCTAAAAAATACGGTGCGGAAAAACCATTCAATGATGAAGATCTTTTTGCTGAAATTACGTCGTTGACGTATCCTGAAGTAGGAGAGTTTTTAAATACTTACGTTGCCGGTCCAACACCGATTCCATACGATGTTTATTTTGCTAAAGTTGGCGTAGGCAAAGCCAAAATGAGTGTTCCAATGAACCCGTTTTTGAAAGACCAATCAACGCCATATATCACAGTTGATGGGAAAACTAAGGAAATCATGGTATTGCCAAGTACAGAACTGAATGAATTCATGAAAGGTTTAGGCATGCAAGGTGGCGATATTATTGTAGCTGTCAATGATAAAGCTTACAATTTAGATAACATTTATGATATGATTATGGAAAGCCAAAGCTGGAAAGTAGATGACGACATAACTGTAAAAATCAAACGTGACGGAAAAGAGCAAACCATCAAAGGCAAAGTAAAATTGTCTATGGAAGAAGTAGAAGGTTACGGACTTATCGATACTTCGAAAGAGCCTTTAAACAAAGCTTGGTTGAAAGGATAA
- a CDS encoding sterol desaturase family protein: MNDIIQYFESIPSSHRALILAGGIALFWLIESAVPFVKFGYNKVQHAGINIFFTVTTIIVNFCLAVILVNTAQWTVEHKFGLLNWLPEMNIWLFAIVGLLLLDLIGAYLAHLVEHKVKVLWRFHLIHHTDTWIDTTSGNRHHPGESVIRFVFTTMGVLIVGSPMWMVFLYQTLSVVATQFTHANIALPKQLDKVMSYFLVSPDMHKVHHHYVLPYTDSNYGNIFSIWDRLFGTFKTLEREKIVYGVDTHMKPEEHNDLKNLLSIPFQKHRSPNSES; encoded by the coding sequence ATGAACGATATCATTCAATATTTCGAAAGCATTCCGTCTTCGCACAGGGCGTTGATTTTAGCCGGTGGGATTGCTTTGTTTTGGTTAATCGAAAGCGCTGTTCCCTTTGTAAAATTTGGTTACAACAAAGTACAGCACGCGGGAATCAATATCTTTTTTACTGTTACGACGATTATAGTTAATTTTTGTTTGGCTGTAATTTTAGTCAACACCGCGCAATGGACAGTCGAGCACAAGTTTGGTTTATTGAATTGGCTACCTGAAATGAATATCTGGTTGTTTGCGATTGTTGGTTTGTTGCTTTTGGATTTGATTGGTGCCTATTTAGCGCATTTGGTGGAACATAAAGTCAAGGTTTTATGGCGATTTCATTTGATTCATCATACCGATACTTGGATTGATACGACTTCAGGAAACCGTCATCATCCGGGCGAGAGTGTGATACGATTTGTTTTTACGACTATGGGCGTTTTAATTGTGGGTAGCCCTATGTGGATGGTTTTTTTGTACCAAACTTTATCGGTTGTGGCTACGCAATTTACCCACGCAAATATTGCTTTGCCAAAGCAATTGGATAAAGTGATGAGCTATTTTTTGGTTTCACCTGACATGCATAAAGTGCATCACCATTACGTTTTGCCTTATACTGATAGTAATTACGGGAATATATTTTCGATTTGGGACAGACTTTTTGGCACATTTAAAACGTTAGAGAGAGAAAAAATAGTTTACGGCGTTGATACACACATGAAGCCTGAAGAGCACAATGATTTAAAGAATTTGTTGTCGATTCCTTTTCAAAAACACCGTTCGCCAAATAGTGAGAGTTAA
- a CDS encoding alpha-ketoglutarate-dependent dioxygenase AlkB, whose amino-acid sequence MNSLFPKEKIAFNLPDAEIEYYSSFFDSARANELFEKLKSEIPWQQDNITVFGKTHPQPRLTALFGNEGKPYGYSNIVMQPHHWNPLLMFIKDEVESVCQENFTTVLLNYYRNGKDSNGWHADNEKELGRNPIIASVSFGAERPFHLQHNTIKEQKTKINLEHGSLLIMKGTTQHFWKHQIPKTAKEIGSRINLTFRIIK is encoded by the coding sequence ATGAACTCGCTTTTCCCAAAAGAAAAAATTGCTTTCAATCTTCCCGATGCTGAAATAGAATACTATTCAAGTTTCTTTGATTCGGCTCGTGCCAATGAACTTTTTGAGAAATTAAAATCAGAGATTCCTTGGCAACAAGACAATATTACGGTATTTGGCAAAACCCATCCACAACCGCGATTGACGGCGCTTTTTGGGAATGAAGGCAAGCCTTATGGTTACTCGAATATTGTGATGCAACCGCATCATTGGAACCCGTTATTGATGTTTATTAAGGACGAAGTTGAATCTGTTTGCCAAGAAAATTTCACTACAGTTTTACTCAATTATTATCGCAATGGGAAAGACAGTAATGGTTGGCACGCCGATAATGAAAAAGAGTTGGGTAGAAATCCTATTATTGCTTCGGTCAGTTTTGGTGCTGAGCGACCTTTTCATTTGCAACACAATACGATTAAGGAGCAAAAGACAAAAATCAATTTGGAGCATGGAAGTTTACTGATTATGAAAGGCACGACGCAGCATTTTTGGAAACACCAAATTCCGAAAACGGCTAAAGAAATAGGTTCCCGAATCAATCTTACTTTTCGCATCATCAAGTAA
- a CDS encoding TIGR03643 family protein, producing the protein MKKSKLADFDNEQIERVVSMAQEEKKPFEVIKEEFGLTENEVTELMRKRLSKDNFELWKKKAAGSKPKPKPIIDDFDDDLEGKYYIKNKFD; encoded by the coding sequence ATGAAAAAAAGTAAGCTTGCAGACTTTGACAACGAGCAAATAGAAAGAGTTGTCAGCATGGCTCAAGAGGAAAAAAAGCCTTTTGAAGTAATAAAAGAAGAATTTGGCCTTACCGAAAACGAAGTAACCGAATTAATGCGTAAACGTTTATCGAAAGATAATTTTGAGCTTTGGAAGAAAAAAGCGGCGGGAAGCAAGCCAAAACCAAAACCAATTATTGACGATTTCGATGATGATTTAGAAGGTAAATATTATATCAAAAATAAATTTGACTAA
- the aqpZ gene encoding aquaporin Z, producing the protein MRKLFAEFFGTYWLVFGGCGSALFAAGFPDLGIGFAGVSLAFGLTVLTMAYAVGHISGGHFNPAVSFGLWASGRFSGKDLLPYIVSQCLGGIAAAGTLLFILSGKEGFAIDNTKAGAFATNGYGAFSPDGYSVGSAFVAEFILTMFFVLIIVGATDKLANGKFAGVAIGLALTLIHLISIPITNTSVNPARSTSQAVFAQGESLSQLWLFWVAPIAGALVGGFIYKLFLDKKEDL; encoded by the coding sequence ATGAGAAAACTATTTGCAGAATTTTTTGGTACCTACTGGCTTGTTTTTGGCGGTTGTGGTAGTGCTTTGTTTGCCGCGGGATTTCCAGATTTGGGGATTGGCTTTGCCGGTGTTTCATTAGCTTTTGGATTAACCGTTTTGACGATGGCTTATGCTGTAGGTCATATATCGGGTGGCCATTTTAATCCGGCGGTATCTTTCGGGCTTTGGGCTAGTGGCCGATTTTCGGGTAAAGATTTATTGCCTTATATCGTTTCACAATGTTTGGGCGGAATTGCCGCAGCAGGAACTTTGTTATTCATCCTTTCAGGCAAAGAAGGATTCGCTATTGACAATACTAAAGCGGGTGCTTTTGCCACCAATGGTTATGGGGCTTTTTCTCCTGATGGTTATTCCGTAGGTTCAGCATTTGTAGCAGAATTTATTTTGACGATGTTTTTCGTACTCATTATTGTTGGCGCTACAGACAAATTGGCTAACGGAAAGTTTGCCGGCGTTGCTATAGGTTTGGCATTAACTTTAATCCATTTAATCAGTATTCCAATCACCAATACTTCTGTTAATCCTGCGCGTTCTACTTCGCAGGCGGTTTTTGCACAAGGAGAATCTTTATCCCAATTGTGGTTGTTTTGGGTTGCACCAATTGCCGGTGCCTTGGTTGGAGGATTTATTTATAAATTGTTTTTAGACAAAAAAGAAGATTTATAG
- a CDS encoding DUF4369 domain-containing protein, translated as MQKSFLTSLSVLILVCFAGSLTLESCSEKKSEKNFVLNGNIKGLKSGTLYIQRIKDTLLVPIDTIKIDGDSHFVSEFDLQSPEMLYLFLDRGVTNSLDNNISFFAEKGTMNIETTLDFFTADAKITGSKNQELYDDYRKVMARYVNQDMDLIEKKFKAFKDGKLDEVSKMEEEQKSILKRKYLYTTNFAVNHSDYEVAPYVALANIYDINLKYLDTIQKTMSPKVAKSLYGKKFNDFIAERKKAEK; from the coding sequence ATGCAAAAATCATTTCTCACCTCATTATCAGTATTAATTTTAGTTTGCTTTGCCGGTTCGCTTACGCTCGAGTCTTGTTCAGAAAAAAAATCGGAGAAGAATTTTGTGCTAAATGGAAATATCAAAGGCTTAAAAAGCGGAACGCTATACATTCAAAGAATAAAAGATACCCTTTTAGTGCCAATCGATACTATTAAAATTGACGGTGATTCCCATTTTGTAAGTGAATTTGATTTACAATCTCCAGAGATGTTATACTTGTTTTTAGATAGAGGTGTGACCAATTCTTTAGACAACAATATTTCTTTTTTTGCTGAAAAAGGCACCATGAATATTGAAACTACGCTTGATTTTTTTACTGCGGATGCTAAAATTACCGGTTCAAAAAATCAGGAGTTATATGATGACTATAGAAAAGTAATGGCCAGGTATGTCAATCAAGATATGGATTTGATTGAAAAAAAATTCAAGGCCTTTAAAGACGGAAAACTTGATGAAGTAAGCAAAATGGAAGAAGAGCAAAAGAGTATTTTAAAAAGAAAATATCTGTACACCACAAATTTCGCTGTAAATCATTCCGATTATGAAGTTGCGCCTTATGTGGCTTTGGCAAACATTTACGATATCAATTTGAAATATTTGGATACTATTCAAAAAACAATGTCACCTAAAGTGGCAAAATCGCTTTACGGTAAAAAGTTTAACGATTTTATCGCTGAAAGAAAAAAGGCTGAAAAATAA